A single region of the Salvia miltiorrhiza cultivar Shanhuang (shh) chromosome 8, IMPLAD_Smil_shh, whole genome shotgun sequence genome encodes:
- the LOC131000332 gene encoding uncharacterized protein LOC131000332 has protein sequence MSPASKSKSKDKKIGKEAPKNSLKPLGHVNTSSGAPASGYNPVLGTFHTFESAPVPSASPLHVNGRFRNIDDTDDHNGSSSGTGVEYDSISNNGSWSGDSEDHKEKPSQPLTRQDIIPGADNDKREKIRQKNERKHQRQKERRAQELHERCSGYLMSRKLEALAQQLVAMGFSQERATMALILNEGRVEESVSWLFEGGEEDKKLEHNLDGGGNLKIDISDELARITDLEIRYKASKQEVERAVVSCEGDLDRAEESLKTQKEDPPAVPSKPDENGDTPTVANTKLAIAISQNSLRIQPKSTSATTVQQRRDDKDFNYTKVPTMLGSLVDPAATKSMQVLKKIPPKTDWAKPQQIAVPAEKRWVSAGSDPSASFSLASQSPTLTKTDVRYVGVGNELKNLQLGSVKEPVIVMQRPQSINAKQAPSTSISSSPPGPMAMSWYTSSGETMKPHGFVPSVAVSNAVSSNQLYSQPPYQSSQQQFMSSSGSMDSSGTKRANNGFWGRGGSPALAAPSSLGLFSCVGASGTSGISSQVDWSTGSSMLQFDYTNIDWSLDRGSVLPRPNGLWTGANYIQTNTRSYDSFAYGAGVKSAMRPGLSNGNGAAMDGNDPIAAASREWTSPFEEKDLFSLPRQVVSSPTL, from the coding sequence ATGTCTCCAGCATCCAAATCTAAGTCCAAAGATAAAAAGATTGGCAAGGAAGCTCCAAAGAATTCTCTAAAGCCTTTGGGTCATGTTAATACCAGTAGTGGGGCCCCAGCAAGTGGATACAATCCTGTTCTGGGAACATTTCATACATTTGAATCAGCACCAGTGCCTTCTGCCAGTCCGCTTCATGTTAATGGTCGTTTCCGGAATATAGATGACACCGATGATCATAATGGAAGTTCATCAGGAACTGGCGTTGAGTATGATTCTATTTCCAATAATGGTAGTTGGTCTGGTGACTCTGAAGACCATAAAGAAAAGCCATCTCAACCGCTTACGCGCCAGGATATAATACCTGGAGCTGACAATgacaaaagagagaaaatacGGCAGAAGAATGAGAGGAAACATCAGCGTCAAAAGGAGAGGCGAGCTCAAGAGTTGCACGAACGGTGCAGTGGCTATCTCATGTCGAGGAAGCTGGAAGCACTGGCACAACAGCTTGTAGCTATGGGTTTCTCCCAAGAGCGGGCGACGATGGCTCTTATTCTGAATGAAGGTAGGGTAGAGGAATCAGTATCATGGCTTTTTGAAGGTGGTGAAGAAGACAAGAAATTGGAACACAATCTCGATGGTGGGGGTAATTTGAAAATTGACATATCGGATGAGCTTGCTCGCATTACAGATTTGGAAATTAGATATAAGGCTTCCAAACAAGAGGTGGAAAGAGCTGTAGTATCCTGTGAGGGCGATCTTGACAGGGCTGAAGAATCATTAAAGACACAAAAGGAAGATCCTCCTGCTGTCCCGTCTAAGCCTGATGAAAATGGCGATACTCCTACTGTTGCAAATACCAAGCTAGCAATTGCGATTAGTCAAAATTCTTTAAGAATACAGCCAAAGTCTACTTCAGCTACCACTGTACAGCAGAGAAGGGATGACAAAGATTTCAACTATACCAAAGTTCCAACAATGCTAGGGTCTTTAGTGGATCCTGCTGCGACCAAAAGCATGCAGGTGTTGAAGAAAATACCACCTAAAACTGACTGGGCAAAACCACAGCAGATTGCTGTGCCAGCAGAGAAAAGGTGGGTAAGTGCAGGGTCAGATCCATCTGCGTCGTTTTCTTTAGCATCACAATCACCAACTCTAACCAAGACGGATGTTCGCTATGTTGGAGTTGGAAATGAATTGAAGAATTTGCAGCTTGGATCAGTCAAAGAACCAGTCATTGTCATGCAGCGACCTCAATCTATTAACGCAAAGCAGGCTCCCAGCACAAGTATTAGCTCGTCTCCTCCCGGACCGATGGCTATGAGTTGGTATACTAGTTCTGGTGAAACAATGAAGCCACATGGATTTGTGCCATCCGTTGCTGTGTCTAACGCTGTTAGCTCAAATCAGTTGTACAGCCAACCTCCATACCAGTCGTCACAGCAGCAATTTATGTCCAGTAGTGGCTCAATGGATTCATCAGGAACTAAAAGAGCCAACAATGGTTTCTGGGGGCGAGGCGGATCACCAGCACTTGCTGCACCTTCCTCCCTCGGTCTCTTCTCCTGCGTTGGTGCCAGCGGCACATCTGGGATTTCATCGCAGGTGGACTGGAGCACCGGCAGCTCAATGTTGCAATTTGATTACACCAATATAGACTGGAGTTTGGATCGTGGGTCAGTATTGCCAAGACCTAACGGTCTGTGGACTGGGGCAAACTACATTCAAACCAATACTCGTTCATATGATTCGTTTGCTTATGGTGCGGGTGTGAAGTCCGCTATGAGGCCCGGGCTGTCGAATGGGAATGGTGCAGCAATGGACGGGAACGACCCGATTGCTGCTGCCTCGCGGGAATGGACTTCGCCGTTTGAAGAGAAAGACCTGTTCAGTTTACCCAGACAGGTTGTTTCCTCTCCTACACTGTAA
- the LOC131000333 gene encoding LOW QUALITY PROTEIN: probable E3 ubiquitin-protein ligase RHC1A (The sequence of the model RefSeq protein was modified relative to this genomic sequence to represent the inferred CDS: deleted 1 base in 1 codon): MSSGGNTHWCYQCSQPVRPQGRNLVCPYCDGGFIQELPEVMGAHPGDGSGLGFMAPSQDPRFGIMDAFAALMRHRMIGRDPNFDVRGRPAMLSERSAGIGTRPPGQLLIFHGQSPVAVDPFDFFFSDGHGMGQRRADFGDIFMGHGLQELIEQLSMNDRRGPPPAPRSAIDAMPTIKISQRHLNTDAHCPVCQDKFELGTRARQMPCDHIYHSDCIVPWLVEHNSCPVCRVELPSLGSGNARSNWSQRAMNTSSSGGGGGGSSTSTSRRDSNSQSQGRWNPFSFLWPSNSSSQNTQRQSGNEGNSAAAPNEEHSRTRWPFDY; the protein is encoded by the exons ATGTCAAGTGGTGGAAACACTCATTGGTGCTACCAGTGCAGTCAGCCTGTACGACCTCAAGGCCGTAACTTGGTCTGCCCCTACTGTGATGGAGGCTTTATACAGGAGCTGCCCGAAGTTATGGGTGCTCAC CCTGGTGATGGTTCTGGACTAGGTTTTATGGCTCCTTCGCAAGATCCGAGATTTGGTATTATGGATGCCTTTGCTGCCCTAATGAGGCATAGGATGATAGGAAGGGACCCAAACTTTGATGTCAGGGGACGACCTGCCATGCTCAGTGAAAGAAGTGCGGGTATTGGTACGAGGCCTCCTGGCCAATTATTGATATTCCATGGCCAATCTCCCGTTGCTGTCGATCCATTTGATTTCTTTTTCAGTGATGGACATGGAATGGGGCAAAGACGAGCTGATTTTGGTGATATCTTTATGGGGCATGGGTTGCAGGAATTGATAGAGCAGCTGAGCATGAATGATAGGCGAGGTCCGCCTCCAGCACCTCGTTCTGCAATTGATGCTATGCCTACCATCAAGATTTCCCAAAGGCATCTAAATACAGATGCTCACTGCCCAGTATGTCAAGATAAGTTTGAATTGGGCACAAGAGCTAGACAGATGCCATGTGATCATATTTACCACTCAGACTGTATTGTGCCTTGGCTAGTCGAACATAATTCATGCCCCGTTTGTCGTGTTGAGCTGCCTTCGCTAGGTTCTGGAAATGCTCGCTCTAACTGGAGTCAGAGAGCAATGAACACAAGCAGTAGTGGTGGAGGTGGCGGAGGCAGCAGCACCAGCACCAGCAGAAGGGACAGTAATTCTCAGAGTCAGGGGAGGTGGAATCCATTTTCATTCCTATGGCCTTCAAACTCATCGAGTCAAAACACTCAACGCCAATCAGGAAACGAAGGAAACAGTGCAGCAGCTCCGAATGAGGAGCATAGCAGGACACGGTGGCCTTTTGACTATTGA
- the LOC131000336 gene encoding elongation factor 1-beta 2, with amino-acid sequence MAVTFSDLHTESGLKALDAFLSGKSYISGSQLTKDDVKVYAAISGKPSADLYPNACKWYEAVSAKLASSFPGKAVGVKIGGQAAVAAVEAKEEAADDDDDLDLFGDETEEEKKAAEAREAAKAPAKKKESGKSSVLMDIKPWDDETDMKKLEECVRSIEMPGLFWGASKLVPVGYGIKKLQIMLTIIDDLVSVDTMIEEQLTVEPCNEYIQSCDIVAFNKI; translated from the exons ATGGCGGTTACCTTCTCGGATCTGCACACAGAATCCGGCCTCAAGGCCCTCGACGCCTTCCTCTCCGGCAAGTCATACATCTCTGG GAGTCAGTTGACGAAAGACGATGTTAAAGTTTACGCCGCCATTTCGGGAAAGCCGAGTGCCGATCTTTACCCTAATGCCTGCAAGTGGTACGAAGCTGTTTCCGCGAAGCTAGCATCCAG CTTCCCTGGCAAAGCTGTTGGAGTAAAGATCGGAGGCCAAGCTGCCGTAGCAGCTGTTGAAGCTAAG GAGGAAgctgccgatgatgatgatgatcttGATCTCTTTGGCGATGAGACAGAGGAGGAAAAGAAGGCTGCAGAAGCGAGGGAAGCAGCCAAGGCACCTGCTAAGAAGAAAGAAA GTGGGAAGTCATCTGTTCTCATGGATATTAAGCCCTGGGATGACGAGACAGACATGAAGAAGCTTGAAGAATGTGTTCGAAGCATTGAGATGCCAGGACTCTTCTGGGGAGCAT CCAAATTGGTCCCAGTTGGTTATGGGATTAAGAAGCTCCAGATCATGCTTACCATTATTGATGATCTAGTCTCTGTTGACACTATGATAGAGGAGCAG